In Ananas comosus cultivar F153 linkage group 7, ASM154086v1, whole genome shotgun sequence, the sequence tacttattttttataattaataatttatttaaaattaaaatacaatacaAAGAATCTACAGCACATATCAAGCAAGTGTagtgaaaaattacaaaattcaaaagtataTTACGAAGACCatcattatttaatttataaaaaattaaaatagcattccaaatataataatttttattataattttttttttttactgggtTCATAATTAAGAGGGGCAAAGGAGTGGATGTTTAAACTGAAGGGGTGCATTTATCGAATGGCAGGGGTATTAATGTCTTTTCGGGCTTGACTTGTCAACCAAGAAAAGCGCAtgtggagagagaggaggacGTAAAACAAAACGAAAATACACGCCGTGAGATTTGTCCGAGAAAAGCTAAGCATGGAACAGATTCTACGTAGATCCGGTGCGTACAGAATCTCCGCCGACTAATTAATTGGACGAATCTCAACCGCTCACTTGGGTAATCGTTCGGTGATCATCGCTAATAATTTAAGTTCATGCGGTTTAGTTTAGATAACGATGAACCATCGGTATGcacagaaatatttttatatattttttgatttattttattttatattttagcgttaaatagattttaatatcaaattatatttgtGTCGTGTTTGATCATAACTAATGGGCCAAAAACTTAACATCTCACCGCTCTCAAGCCCAGCCCAATCTAGAAACATCTTGTAAAGAGGTTGAATTGGGTTGGGCCGATTACAAAAAGATCATTAAGAAGCTTAGAGCCCGTGTGGTATTAAGAGCCACTTTAactctattattaaaatagcaaaaaattatatgctaggatgaaaacatataaaaatatattactatatatttatttggaGAACCACGTATAGATGTgtcacattaaaaaaataaaataagccaaattttatcataattactcaattagtattattattatttgattaagACATACCAATGTTGGCAATTGCAAATTGTGTAGCTAATAGCAATTAATCATACCCTCGTTGGCATGTCAAGTGAAAGAtgatatgatattttcaaagaAATATGACCTACTAACATAACCAAATTTGCATATTTATAGGAAtatagccaaaaaaaagaaaaagtagtacaactatttaaggaaaaaaaatgttaattaaCTCGGATAGCAAATCCAATAATCGCGGGGTTGCATTAGTAAATGCCACACTCTATCAGTGTTACCAAAATAATTTAtgtaaggataaaaaaaaaaaagaaaaaagaaaaaagaaaaaagaagaactaTCGCACGCGATTGGTTATGTACACGAGAACAATGACAAACGCTCCTCGGAAACCCTTCGCTGCAGGGCCATTGCAATCTCACACTAAACCCCTCCAACAAACCAAAATTTAGTAGACAAGCCCCTCGGTTAAGTAAAAAACCCCCAAAGCCCCCGCTCGCAACGATCCGACGGCGGAGGATGAAGGGCTCCGCCGCGGCCATTGTGATGACGATCATCGTCCCGCGGAGATGTCGATCTCTATGAGGTTCTCCTCTTCAATGGCGATCTCTATGAGCCCGTCGCTCTCCTCCTCCCACCAATCCAAACATGGCTTCACCCCCGAGTCCCACCAagctctctcctcctcctcctcctcctcctccgctgcaGAGCCCCTGCtactctcgctctcgctctccgAATCCGTGCCCTCCTCCCCATTCTCGGCCCCTTCTTCGTACTCCTCGTAGATGACCTCGAGGGGGCCCCCTCTGCGGCCCCATTCCACGAACTCGCCGCGAAAGGTGGGATTTTTATGGGTTTCCGCGGCGCCCACGTGGGTTTCCGAGGTGGGTTTTGGCGGGGGAGGGGAGGTGGGCTCGGGGGGCTCGGGgccgaggcggaggagggcgaagagcaggaggaaggaggagaggaggacgGGGGAG encodes:
- the LOC109712385 gene encoding uncharacterized protein LOC109712385: MVIVTFRPPLPLSLSLSLRGCVKMETQQWSLSSLYSHPLFATLVSLVLLVVLYVPRPLLPLLFSPVLLSSFLLLFALLRLGPEPPEPTSPPPPKPTSETHVGAAETHKNPTFRGEFVEWGRRGGPLEVIYEEYEEGAENGEEGTDSESESESSRGSAAEEEEEEEERAWWDSGVKPCLDWWEEESDGLIEIAIEEENLIEIDISAGR